A DNA window from Cutaneotrichosporon cavernicola HIS019 DNA, chromosome: 2 contains the following coding sequences:
- the YME2 gene encoding uncharacterized protein (RNA12 protein) has translation MLPAVKHPLRGVGMRPFLRPRLAPFAASRQCGLRPTAGLRFAASTPPPPPTTPPPPPNTPPPPSDPPPPPSDPLPAADTPKDAPVDPTEHPADHTHSDAHVPEGFDEGSAGVVQREHSSIFISQVLPIRLGSLDPRPWVAAWFEEALLANLVTITSELKGRYAFRVESWEVARKDGGVFCHFSYVAPAVDQLPRKAFVNDFHTPEEAIPDPISASALFLPLFIEAAHKHGGWPTWIGPWWSSLVDGKGMNRRASACSNEAGHYLFSGDLAPPKGGADGQSPELRGWQRTAGAGRVWMVRGRQWTEDMNRFPSSRLRVEFDGPDVSQEVLYTLFRPYGRIFNIIPPTPVPAGQLRSALVMFRRVSTAVNANNSLHGFLTPTKSADYEGQSPAAPLSRLRIYFERPLKAHYFRDWVSNHPRIALPVLAFLIGMFSYTFFDPIREFFVKARIEGIWDLQQYPVVQFIRDNFVMPVKNTLLPSRMSRWKRNVDDLGRASFRDRVEAERSVEHWLTEFPSTFIVVTGPPGSGKHDLVDRVLKDSKKPSLVIDCGEVGKAKSDSSLVDGLAGQTGYWPVFSFLQNINGLIDLASVGLIGQKSGFSTPADQQMRNILDIVANALKEVSSHAKEDRVAAEQHERNKVSLAADREKRQRMVEQGVWHDGRIDCVAGNGPISELGFGIEEMTENDVSGVAPLLGSTAPIAGEGVPPTGSSIAFDKEVKAATQSDMPDADDDSDAELIKTLPVVVLRNFAFKPARGELWSVLAEWGASLIENKVAHVIVVGEGSVAGKTLTAALPSKPLNQVNLSDADDYNALEFVREKLSTEGHPVELTAEETADVAKLGGRMVDLELLVYKVRNGQKLTAAVDDIVLRNAVEIRKTAFGDDSEEAKALPWTRAQAWKVVSSLARNPEMGYAQLLSEFPFKGADTCLKAMEEHGLIFITASTGGRTCPSMVKPGKPVFRESFKSLVDEPIFQAMCQIEYNAAVIKKAEADIAGYETELAQLKSIASDGDRLNVATAGWFGTGSSVHQRAQYLAESLGKCMDKIRKAEADSAEQLKAFNVDPKRRK, from the coding sequence ATGTTGCCTGCCGTCAAACACCCGCTAAGGGGTGTCGGCATGCGGCCTTTCCTGCGGCCGCGCCTAGCGCCATTCGCAGCATCACGGCAATGCGGCCTTCGCCCAACCGCAGGTCTTCGTTTCGCGGCGAGTactccgccgccgcctccgacGACTCCACCCCCGCCACCCAAtactccccctcccccgtccgacccccctcctcctccgtcagACCCCCTGCCTGCAGCCGACACGCCAAAGGACGCACCAGTCGACCCCACCGAACACCCTGCTGATCACACCCATAGCGACGCCCACGTGCCTGAGGGCTTCGACGAGGGCTCGGCAGGGGTGGTGCAGCGCGAGCATTCCTCGATCTTTATCTCGCAGGTCCTACCGATCCGGCTCGGGTCGTTAGACCCGCGGCCATGGGTCGCCGCGTGGTTCGAAGAGGCGCTCCTGGCCAACCTCGTGACCATCACAAGCGAGCTGAAGGGACGGTACGCGTTCCGGGTTGAGAGCTGGGAAGTGGCGCGCAAGGACGGCGGTGTGTTCTGTCACTTCTCTTACGTCGCACCCGCGGTGGACCAGCTGCCACGCAAGGCGTTTGTCAACGACTTCCACAcgcccgaggaggcgaTTCCCGACcccatctcggcctccgCACTgttcctccctctcttcaTCGAGGCCGCTCACAAGCACGGCGGTTGGCCGACGTGGATCGGTCCGTGGTGGTCGTCGCTCGTGGACGGGAAGGGGATGAACCgccgcgcgtcggcgtgctcAAACGAGGCTGGCCACTACCTCTTCTctggcgacctcgccccgcccaagggcggcgcggacggaCAATCCCCCGAGCTGCGTGGGTGGCAGCGCACGGCTGGCGCCGGGCGCGTGTGGATGGTCCGCGGACGGCAGTGGACCGAGGACATGAACCGCTtcccgagctcgcgcctACGCGTGGAGTTTGATGGACCCGACGTGTCCCAGGAGGTGCTGTATACACTATTCCGACCGTACGGGCGCATCTTCAACATTATTCCGCCGACTCCTGTCCCTGCTGGCCAGCTGAGGTCGGCACTGGTTATGTTCAGAAGAGTCTCGACGGCTGTCAACGCCAACAATTCGCTACATGGGTTCCTCACGCCGACCAAGTCGGCCGACTATGAGGGCCAAAGTCCCGCTGCGCCACTCTCTCGTCTGAGAATCTACTTTGAGCGTCCGCTTAAGGCGCACTACTTCCGCGACTGGGTGTCGAACCACCCACGCATTGCGCTACCAGTACTCGCGTTCCTCATCGGCATGTTCAGCTACACGTTCTTTGACCCGATCCGCGAGTTCTTCGTCAAGGCCCGCATCGAGGGCATTTGGGACCTCCAGCAGTACCCGGTGGTGCAGTTTATCAGAGACAACTTTGTGATGCCGGTCAAGAACACGCTGTTGCCGTCCAGGATGTCGCGTTGGAAGCGCAACGTTGACGACCTGGGACGTGCGTCGTTCCGCGACAgagtcgaggccgagcgcagcgTCGAGCACTGGCTCACCGAGTTCCCGTCCACGTTTATCGTCGTCACTGGTCCTCCTGGGAGTGGCAAGCACGACCTTGTTGATCGTGTGCTCAAGGATTCGAAGAAGCCGAGCCTCGTCATCGActgcggcgaggtcgggaAGGCCAAGTCGGACTCGTCGCTGGTGGATGGGCTTGCTGGCCAGACAGGGTACTGGCCCGTGTTCTCGTTCCTGCAAAACATCAACGGGCTGATCGACCTCGCGTCGGTCGGTCTGATCGGGCAGAAGTCGGGCTTCTCGACTCCTGCCGACCAGCAGATGCGCAATATCCTTGACATTGTCGCCAatgcgctcaaggaggtgTCGAGCCACGCGAAGGAGGACCGCGTTGCCGCGGAGCAGCACGAGCGCAACAAAGTCAGCCTCGCGGCCGACCGCGAGAAGCGGCAGCGCATGGTTGAGCAGGGGGTGTGGCATGATGGGCGGATCGACTGCGTAGCCGGCAACGGGCCCATCAGCGAGCTCGGGTTCGGCATTGAGGAGATGACCGAGAACGACGTGTCAGGCGTGGCGCCGTTGCTGGGTTCGACTGCACCGATTGCAGGTGAGGGCGTCCCACCTACGGGCTCCAGCATCGCGTTCGacaaggaggtcaaggcaGCAACGCAGTCGGACATGCCCGATGCGGatgacgacagcgacgccgagctgaTCAAGACGCTTCCCGTCGTCGTGCTGCGCAACTTTGCCTTCAAGCCCGCACGCGGCGAGCTGTGGAGCGTCTTAGCCGAGTGGGGCGCGTCGCTAATTGAGAACAAAGTGGCGCATGtgatcgtcgtcggcgagggcagcgTTGCGGGCAAGACGCTCACGGCTGCTCTGCCATCCAAGCCGCTCAACCAGGTCAACCTCTCAGACGCGGACGACTACAACGCTCTCGAGTTTGTGCGCGAGAAGCTCTCTACTGAGGGTCACCCAGTCGAGCTCACAGCCGAGGAGACGGCCGACGTGGCCAAGCTCGGTGGACGCAtggtcgacctcgagttGCTCGTGTACAAGGTGCGCAATGGACAGAAACTGACcgcggccgtcgacgacattgtGCTGCGCAACGCCGTTGAGATCCGCAAGACGGCCTTCGGCGACGACAGTGAGGAAGCCAAGGCGCTCCCCTGGACCCGCGCGCAGGCATGGAAGGTTGTCAGTTCGCTGGCCAGGAACCCTGAGATGGGCTACGCGCAGCTCCTCTCCGAGTTCCCCTTCAAGGGCGCCGACACATGTCTTaaggcgatggaggagcACGGCCTCATCTTCATCACGGCGTCCACGGGCGGCCGCACCTGCCCCTCAATGGTTAAGCCCGGCAAGCCCGTGTTCCGGGAGAGCTTTAAATCACTTGTGGACGAGCCCATCTTCCAAGCCATGTGCCAGATCGAGTACAATGCCGCCGTGATCAAGAAAGCCGAGGCGGACATTGCGGGATACGAAaccgagctcgcgcagctcaagaGCATCGCGAGTGATGGCGACCGCCTCAATGTCGCGACGGCGGGATGGTTTGGCACTGGCAGCTCGGTCCACCAGCGCGCGCAGTACCTCGCTGAATCGCTTGGAAAGTGCATGGACAAGATCCGTAAGGCTGAGGCCGACAGCGCAgagcagctcaaggcgtTCAATGTGGACCCGAAGAGGCGCAAATGA